A genomic stretch from Streptomyces sp. QL37 includes:
- a CDS encoding FGGY family carbohydrate kinase: MITIPPGSGRPARLERGLTGPVLAIDQGTSGTKALVICPERGVIGSGSAPVRPRYGAGGLVEADPAQLIGSVLDAGRQAIEDAAEPVAAVGLANQGETVLAWDPATGRPLTDAVVWQDRRAEGICGALAAHGDELRRLTGLPLDPYFAAPKMAWIRRELTREGVVTTSDSWLVHQLTGAFVTDAATAGRTQLLGLNDVGWSPDALKIFGLSDERLPTVVDCAGPVGTTTAFGGEVPLTGLIVDQQAALLAQNALEPGQAKCTYGTGAFLLAQTGRRPSTGSTGLASCVAWRLRGQTDYCLDGQVYTAASAVRWLTDLGVISGAADLDPVGASVDGTGGVTFVPALAGLAAPWWRSDLRGSVTGLGLDTTAGHLVRALCEGIAAQVVALADAVATDLGAPLTELRVDGGLTRSSLLMQTQADLLQRPVEVSALPDVTALGAGVVARLGLDPRLPPGSATPEWRPSAVYEPRIGPEEASERLTGFRTAVDSLLERP; this comes from the coding sequence ATGATCACGATTCCGCCCGGGTCCGGGCGGCCCGCACGGCTGGAGCGTGGATTGACAGGACCGGTGCTCGCCATCGACCAGGGGACGTCCGGAACCAAGGCGCTGGTGATCTGTCCCGAGCGCGGCGTGATCGGTTCCGGTTCCGCACCCGTACGCCCCCGGTACGGCGCAGGGGGCCTCGTGGAGGCCGACCCCGCCCAGCTGATCGGGTCGGTCCTCGACGCCGGCAGGCAGGCGATCGAGGACGCCGCCGAACCCGTGGCGGCCGTCGGCCTTGCCAACCAGGGCGAGACGGTGCTGGCCTGGGACCCCGCCACCGGCCGGCCGCTCACCGACGCCGTCGTCTGGCAGGACCGGCGTGCGGAAGGGATCTGCGGCGCCCTCGCCGCACACGGCGACGAGCTGAGACGGCTCACCGGGCTGCCGCTGGATCCGTACTTCGCCGCGCCCAAGATGGCGTGGATCCGCCGCGAACTGACCCGGGAGGGGGTCGTCACGACCAGCGACTCCTGGCTGGTCCACCAGCTCACCGGCGCCTTCGTCACCGACGCGGCCACCGCGGGACGCACCCAGCTGCTCGGCCTGAACGACGTCGGCTGGTCGCCCGACGCCCTGAAGATCTTCGGCCTGTCCGACGAGCGGCTGCCCACGGTCGTCGACTGCGCCGGGCCCGTCGGCACCACCACCGCGTTCGGCGGGGAAGTCCCCCTGACCGGCCTCATCGTCGACCAGCAGGCCGCCCTGCTGGCACAGAACGCGCTCGAACCCGGCCAGGCCAAATGCACGTACGGCACCGGGGCGTTCCTCCTCGCCCAGACCGGCCGCCGGCCCAGCACCGGCTCCACCGGCCTGGCCAGCTGTGTCGCCTGGCGCCTCCGCGGGCAGACGGACTACTGCCTCGACGGCCAGGTCTACACGGCGGCATCCGCCGTGCGCTGGCTCACCGACCTCGGGGTGATCTCAGGAGCCGCGGACCTCGACCCGGTGGGCGCCTCGGTCGACGGCACCGGGGGCGTCACCTTCGTCCCCGCGCTCGCCGGCCTCGCCGCGCCCTGGTGGCGCAGCGACCTCCGCGGCTCCGTGACCGGCCTCGGCCTCGACACCACCGCGGGCCACCTGGTCCGCGCCCTCTGCGAGGGCATCGCCGCGCAGGTCGTCGCCCTGGCGGACGCGGTCGCCACCGACCTGGGGGCCCCGCTGACCGAGCTGCGGGTCGACGGCGGCCTCACCCGCTCCTCGCTGCTCATGCAGACCCAGGCGGACCTGCTGCAACGGCCGGTCGAGGTCTCGGCGCTGCCCGACGTGACCGCGCTCGGCGCCGGCGTCGTCGCCAGGCTCGGGCTCGACCCGCGGCTGCCGCCGGGCAGCGCCACCCCGGAGTGGCGGCCCTCCGCCGTGTACGAACCACGGATCGGCCCCGAGGAGGCGTCGGAACGCCTCACCGGATTCCGTACCGCGGTGGACAGCCTGCTGGAGCGCCCGTGA
- a CDS encoding FAD-dependent oxidoreductase, which produces MTVTLTGPLPSEQDAEGTYDVTVVGAGVVGTAIARELARHRLRTALVDASDDIGNGTSKANTAILHTGFDAVPGSLEARLVREGRDLLADYAAETGIPVERVGALLVAWDEDQLAALPGLRDKAERNGYHAARIIGADELRSAEPHLGPGALGALEIPDESVICPWTTPLAFATQAVRAGVHLHLNCRVQDIASDAEAHTLTTSRGPLRTRHLVNAAGLYADEIDRLLGHDVFTVTPRRGQLIVFDKLARGLVGHILLPVPGPAGKGVLVAPTVFGNVLLGPTAEELDDKTATGSTADGLDLLREKGHRVVPALLDEEVTAVYAGLRAATGQEDYRIQEYPELRYVAVGGIRSTGLTASMAIGRHVMGLLAATGLDLTEPRPLPPVTMPNLGEAYPRPYRDADLIAGDPAYGTLVCHCEQVTLGEIRDALSSTVPPHSLDGLRRRTRARGGRCQGFYCGAAVRALFEEARP; this is translated from the coding sequence GTGACCGTCACCCTCACCGGCCCGCTGCCCTCCGAGCAGGACGCGGAGGGCACGTACGACGTGACCGTCGTCGGCGCGGGCGTCGTGGGCACGGCCATCGCCCGCGAACTCGCCCGCCACCGCCTGCGCACCGCCCTGGTCGACGCCTCCGACGACATCGGCAACGGCACGTCGAAGGCGAACACCGCGATCCTGCACACCGGCTTCGACGCCGTCCCCGGTTCGCTGGAGGCCCGCCTCGTGCGCGAAGGACGGGATCTCCTCGCCGACTACGCCGCCGAGACCGGCATCCCGGTCGAGCGGGTCGGCGCCCTCCTGGTGGCCTGGGACGAGGACCAGCTCGCCGCGCTGCCCGGGCTCCGGGACAAGGCCGAACGCAACGGCTACCACGCGGCCCGCATCATCGGCGCCGACGAACTGCGGTCCGCCGAACCGCATCTGGGGCCCGGCGCGCTCGGCGCGCTCGAGATCCCCGACGAGAGCGTCATCTGCCCCTGGACCACCCCGCTCGCCTTCGCCACCCAGGCCGTGCGGGCAGGCGTCCACCTGCACCTCAACTGCCGGGTGCAGGACATCGCGAGCGACGCCGAAGCCCACACGCTCACCACCTCGCGCGGCCCGCTGCGCACCCGCCACCTGGTCAACGCCGCAGGGCTGTACGCCGACGAGATCGACCGGCTCCTCGGCCACGACGTCTTCACCGTGACCCCTCGCCGAGGCCAGCTCATCGTCTTCGACAAGCTCGCCCGCGGCCTCGTCGGCCACATCCTCCTGCCGGTCCCTGGCCCGGCGGGCAAGGGCGTCCTGGTCGCACCGACCGTCTTCGGCAACGTCCTCCTCGGCCCCACCGCCGAGGAGCTCGACGACAAGACCGCCACCGGGTCCACCGCCGACGGCCTGGACCTCCTGCGCGAGAAGGGCCACCGCGTCGTGCCCGCGCTCCTCGACGAGGAGGTCACCGCCGTCTACGCCGGTCTGCGCGCCGCCACCGGGCAGGAGGACTACCGCATCCAGGAGTACCCCGAACTGCGCTACGTCGCCGTGGGCGGCATCCGCTCCACCGGTCTGACCGCGTCCATGGCGATCGGCCGCCATGTCATGGGTCTGCTGGCCGCCACCGGCCTGGACCTCACCGAGCCCCGCCCGCTCCCGCCCGTCACGATGCCCAACCTCGGCGAGGCGTACCCCCGCCCCTACCGCGACGCCGACCTGATCGCGGGGGACCCGGCGTACGGCACCCTCGTCTGCCACTGCGAACAGGTCACCCTCGGAGAGATCCGGGACGCGCTGTCCTCCACGGTCCCGCCGCACTCCCTGGACGGCCTGCGGCGCCGCACACGCGCCCGTGGCGGCCGGTGTCAGGGCTTCTACTGCGGCGCCGCCGTCCGCGCCCTGTTCGAGGAGGCGCGACCGTGA
- a CDS encoding DUF350 domain-containing protein, producing MTDIINGLGRATAYGALGVVLLVLGIFLIDALTPGKLGRQIWEERNRNAALLLSSALLGIGGIVFTSIWTTYEDFGKGLASTAAFGLLGLIMMAVAFLVVDLVTPGKLGTTLVEREPHPAVWVTAACNLAVSAIVSASIA from the coding sequence ATGACCGACATCATCAACGGCCTCGGCCGTGCCACCGCGTACGGGGCCCTCGGCGTCGTACTGCTCGTTCTCGGCATATTTCTGATCGACGCCCTGACACCGGGCAAGCTCGGCCGCCAGATATGGGAGGAGCGCAACCGCAACGCGGCGCTGCTCCTGAGCTCGGCGCTGCTGGGCATCGGCGGCATCGTGTTCACGTCGATCTGGACGACGTACGAGGACTTCGGCAAGGGGCTCGCATCCACGGCCGCGTTCGGGCTGCTCGGTCTGATCATGATGGCGGTGGCCTTCCTCGTCGTGGACCTGGTCACGCCCGGGAAGCTGGGGACCACGCTGGTGGAGCGGGAGCCGCACCCGGCGGTGTGGGTGACGGCGGCCTGCAACCTGGCGGTGTCCGCGATCGTGTCGGCGTCGATCGCCTGA
- a CDS encoding DUF309 domain-containing protein, whose translation MDESRRDRDEEGRARNARPRDGLGRPLPYGAPGVERQPEGVVRSPDETVREAQRLLDAGMPFHAHEVFEDAWKSGPDAERELWRGLAQMAVGLTHAARGNTAGGARLLRRGAAAVDGFRASDPHGIGVDGLIGWAGELAGRVDPSGPGGSGRRQEGAPAVDAAAEAPRLRRGDRPGE comes from the coding sequence GTGGACGAATCTCGCAGGGACCGCGACGAGGAAGGGCGGGCGCGCAATGCGCGCCCCCGGGACGGGCTGGGGCGCCCCCTGCCCTACGGGGCTCCGGGGGTGGAGCGGCAGCCCGAGGGTGTGGTGCGCTCCCCCGACGAGACGGTGCGCGAGGCCCAGCGGCTGCTGGACGCGGGAATGCCCTTCCATGCCCACGAGGTGTTCGAGGACGCCTGGAAGTCGGGGCCGGACGCGGAGCGCGAGCTGTGGCGGGGCCTCGCCCAGATGGCGGTGGGGCTGACGCATGCCGCTCGGGGCAACACGGCGGGCGGGGCGCGGCTGTTGAGGCGGGGCGCCGCGGCCGTCGACGGGTTCCGGGCGTCGGACCCGCACGGGATCGGTGTGGACGGGCTGATCGGCTGGGCGGGGGAGCTGGCGGGCCGGGTGGATCCCTCCGGCCCCGGGGGATCCGGCCGTCGCCAGGAGGGCGCTCCGGCCGTGGACGCGGCCGCGGAGGCGCCCCGGTTGCGCCGGGGAGACCGGCCCGGGGAGTGA
- a CDS encoding AAA family ATPase gives MKPSRPLYEREPELAAAAKALDALCGGQAAGGLLVFSGEAGIGKTALLGEIQVMAADRCTIWSARGGETVTSVPFHVVRQLLQPALARFPADETRALFGDWFEIAAPALGLADPSGPQPDPQGVRDGLDYVVSRLASRLSHRPLLLIVDDAHWADGESLAWLAGFTARLSELPVLVVQAHRPQEAADRDADWAMARPKENSTTGHPALTRVALRALTPEATAELVRAGLGDHADDPFCREVWAVTGGNPYEAVELVAKAQDRELAPVEESAGLLRELGASARGSGLVARLERLGTNANRFAWAAAVLGTEISQELAATLAGMSSAEAADCTARLRDARIVSGFDPLEFVHPLIATAVYRSIPPATRTAMHGRAAWAITQAGLGAAAASRHLLEVHPDDDQELVAQLRDAARQHLAVGAPEAARRCLERALDEPPRPQDRAELLYELGCATLLSSPATTVQHLRAALDTPGLDETLRVDATFRLASALSHNNQLKDAALSLAAEASRTAPGPGLMRLQAAHFLWEGMQATEDDGPARSARLARNADHLKGRDNAERALLTLRAFDAMLRGENAQLVVGFCERALVDGRPARGLGWTDSEWGFELPTMVGITYAFTDQLDRAEALFGEAVRAFEISGWSGAHLAFAHTLLGLVHRRRGRLAEAEGFLREGLRLADRAGSGLPVHWDATCLLVDTLLARGRTAEARLVADRYAFGPPYPSAMVLPDAPCVRGRLLLAEGRTEEAVAELESAGAALEPRGRFNGVWAPWAGDLARALADTDPARAAQLATRARVHAERFGTDTAIGEALRCVALFAPEEEATHLLAESVRHLEGSSSAYEHAVARFEYGTAIRSRRELARAGKLATACGAEGLANRAHQVGASIRSSE, from the coding sequence ATGAAGCCGTCCCGGCCGTTGTACGAGCGCGAACCGGAACTCGCCGCAGCCGCAAAGGCGTTGGACGCCCTCTGTGGCGGACAGGCAGCCGGCGGACTACTGGTCTTCAGCGGAGAGGCCGGCATCGGCAAGACCGCGCTGCTCGGAGAGATCCAGGTCATGGCCGCCGACCGCTGCACCATCTGGTCCGCGCGCGGCGGCGAGACGGTCACCTCGGTGCCGTTCCACGTCGTACGCCAGCTGCTCCAGCCCGCGCTGGCCAGGTTCCCCGCCGACGAGACCCGTGCCCTGTTCGGCGACTGGTTCGAGATCGCGGCACCCGCACTGGGCCTGGCCGATCCCAGTGGCCCGCAGCCCGACCCGCAGGGTGTCAGGGACGGCCTCGACTACGTCGTGTCCCGCCTCGCCTCCCGCCTCAGCCACCGGCCGCTGCTCCTCATAGTGGACGACGCGCACTGGGCCGACGGCGAATCCCTCGCCTGGCTCGCCGGATTCACCGCGCGGCTCTCCGAACTGCCCGTGCTGGTCGTCCAGGCGCACCGCCCCCAGGAGGCAGCCGACCGCGACGCCGACTGGGCCATGGCGCGCCCCAAGGAGAACAGCACCACCGGCCATCCGGCGCTGACCCGGGTCGCGTTGCGCGCGCTCACCCCTGAGGCCACGGCCGAACTGGTCCGCGCCGGGCTCGGTGACCACGCGGACGACCCCTTCTGCCGCGAGGTCTGGGCCGTCACCGGAGGGAACCCGTACGAGGCGGTCGAGCTCGTCGCCAAGGCGCAGGACCGCGAACTGGCACCGGTCGAGGAATCCGCCGGCCTCCTTCGCGAGCTCGGTGCCTCGGCCCGGGGCAGCGGGCTCGTCGCCCGCCTCGAACGCCTCGGCACCAACGCCAACCGCTTCGCCTGGGCGGCGGCCGTGCTCGGCACCGAGATCTCCCAGGAGCTCGCCGCGACCCTGGCGGGAATGAGCTCGGCGGAGGCCGCCGACTGCACGGCCCGGCTGCGGGACGCCCGCATCGTCAGCGGATTCGACCCGCTGGAATTCGTCCACCCGCTCATCGCCACCGCCGTCTACCGCTCGATCCCTCCGGCGACCCGCACCGCCATGCACGGACGGGCGGCCTGGGCGATCACCCAGGCCGGGCTGGGTGCGGCTGCGGCCTCCCGCCATCTGCTCGAAGTCCACCCGGACGACGACCAGGAGCTGGTCGCGCAGCTCCGCGATGCGGCACGGCAGCACCTCGCCGTCGGCGCCCCGGAAGCCGCCAGACGCTGTCTCGAACGCGCCCTGGACGAGCCACCGCGCCCTCAGGACCGAGCGGAGCTGCTGTACGAACTGGGCTGCGCCACGCTGCTCTCCTCGCCGGCCACCACGGTGCAGCACCTGCGCGCCGCGCTCGACACACCCGGGCTCGACGAGACGCTCCGGGTCGACGCCACCTTCCGGCTCGCCTCCGCCCTGTCCCACAACAACCAGCTCAAGGACGCGGCGCTCTCGCTGGCGGCCGAGGCCTCGCGAACCGCTCCCGGCCCCGGCCTGATGCGTCTGCAGGCCGCGCACTTCCTGTGGGAGGGCATGCAGGCAACCGAGGACGACGGGCCCGCACGGTCGGCCCGTCTCGCCCGCAACGCGGACCACCTCAAGGGCCGCGACAACGCCGAGCGTGCCCTGCTCACCCTGCGGGCCTTCGACGCGATGCTCCGCGGCGAGAACGCCCAGCTCGTCGTCGGCTTCTGCGAACGCGCCCTCGTCGACGGGAGGCCCGCGCGCGGGCTCGGCTGGACCGACTCCGAGTGGGGCTTCGAACTCCCCACGATGGTGGGCATCACCTACGCGTTCACCGACCAGCTCGACCGGGCGGAGGCACTCTTCGGCGAGGCCGTCCGTGCCTTCGAGATCTCGGGCTGGAGCGGTGCGCACCTCGCGTTCGCCCACACGCTCCTGGGCCTCGTCCACCGCAGGCGCGGCCGCCTCGCCGAGGCGGAGGGCTTCCTGCGCGAGGGACTGCGCCTCGCCGACCGGGCCGGCAGCGGACTGCCCGTCCACTGGGACGCCACCTGTCTCCTCGTCGACACCCTGCTCGCCCGCGGCCGGACGGCGGAGGCCCGGCTGGTCGCCGACCGCTACGCCTTCGGCCCGCCGTACCCCAGCGCGATGGTCCTGCCGGACGCCCCGTGCGTACGCGGACGGCTGCTGCTGGCCGAAGGGCGCACGGAGGAGGCCGTGGCCGAGCTGGAGTCGGCGGGAGCGGCACTGGAGCCACGGGGCCGGTTCAACGGCGTCTGGGCGCCCTGGGCCGGGGATCTCGCCCGGGCCCTGGCCGACACGGACCCGGCACGGGCCGCACAGCTGGCGACCCGGGCGCGCGTCCACGCGGAACGCTTCGGCACGGACACGGCGATCGGTGAGGCGCTGCGCTGCGTGGCCCTGTTCGCACCGGAGGAGGAGGCCACCCACCTGCTGGCCGAGTCCGTACGCCACCTCGAGGGCTCCTCGTCGGCGTACGAGCACGCCGTGGCCCGCTTCGAGTACGGCACGGCGATCCGCTCCCGGCGGGAGCTCGCCCGGGCCGGGAAGCTCGCCACCGCCTGCGGCGCCGAAGGGCTGGCGAACCGCGCGCACCAGGTGGGGGCGTCGATACGGTCCTCGGAGTGA
- a CDS encoding FAD-dependent oxidoreductase, producing the protein MTGHARDVDVLIVGAGPAGLAAGAELAAAGAGRVEILEREQEAGGVPRHCCHGGFGGRLERAAHAWASATASAYAQGGTSGPVYARRSVAAALDAGAELRTGVTVTGWAGPRTVETTGPAGVERIAARAVVLATGARERPRSARLIPGTRPAGVYTTGELQQAVHLYGQRIGTRAVVVGDEPVGHAAVATLRAAGVHVVALVTDQPPRPVRLRSPHTPLLTAATVTGLTGRTRLSGVALRHDDGRTTTLRCDTVVLTGDFVPDHELARRGGILLDPGTRGPAYDAAFRTSRPGVFAAGNVLHAVERAEFAAQEGRAVAVPVLHRLAGTDEPAGGGRPVVVDAPLRWIAPNVTGPDGARPQGDRFVLRTMRRLSRPLLVVSQDGRELHRQRLLSAAVPGRPFHLAADWTDHVDPHGTAVRIRAQ; encoded by the coding sequence GTGACCGGACACGCACGCGACGTCGACGTCCTGATCGTCGGCGCAGGCCCCGCCGGTCTGGCGGCCGGCGCCGAACTCGCCGCGGCGGGAGCGGGCCGGGTGGAGATCCTGGAACGCGAGCAGGAGGCGGGCGGAGTCCCCCGCCACTGCTGTCACGGAGGATTCGGCGGACGCCTCGAACGGGCCGCCCACGCCTGGGCGTCGGCCACCGCGTCCGCGTACGCCCAGGGAGGGACGAGCGGGCCGGTCTACGCCCGGCGGAGCGTGGCCGCGGCCCTGGACGCGGGCGCCGAGCTCCGTACCGGCGTCACCGTCACCGGCTGGGCGGGCCCCCGCACCGTCGAGACCACCGGGCCCGCAGGAGTCGAGCGGATCGCCGCCCGGGCCGTCGTCCTCGCCACCGGCGCCCGCGAACGGCCGCGCAGCGCCCGCCTGATCCCCGGCACCCGGCCGGCCGGCGTCTACACCACCGGCGAACTCCAGCAGGCCGTCCACCTGTACGGGCAGCGGATCGGCACCAGGGCGGTCGTCGTCGGCGACGAGCCCGTCGGGCACGCGGCCGTCGCCACCCTGCGCGCCGCCGGGGTCCACGTCGTCGCCCTGGTCACCGATCAGCCACCCCGGCCGGTCCGGCTGCGGAGCCCGCACACCCCGCTGCTCACCGCCGCCACCGTCACCGGGCTCACGGGCAGGACCCGGCTCTCCGGAGTGGCCCTGCGCCACGACGACGGCCGCACCACCACGCTGCGGTGCGACACCGTCGTCCTGACCGGCGACTTCGTCCCCGACCACGAACTGGCCAGGCGCGGTGGGATCCTCCTCGATCCCGGCACGCGAGGACCGGCGTACGACGCGGCGTTCCGCACCTCGCGGCCGGGCGTCTTCGCCGCCGGGAACGTGCTGCACGCCGTCGAACGCGCGGAGTTCGCGGCGCAGGAGGGACGGGCCGTCGCGGTGCCCGTGCTGCACCGCCTGGCCGGCACCGACGAACCCGCGGGCGGCGGCCGGCCCGTGGTCGTCGACGCGCCCCTGCGGTGGATCGCCCCCAACGTGACGGGCCCCGACGGCGCGCGCCCGCAGGGGGACCGATTCGTCCTGCGCACCATGCGGAGGCTGTCCAGGCCGCTGCTCGTCGTCTCGCAGGACGGGCGTGAACTCCACCGGCAGCGGCTGCTGTCGGCCGCCGTTCCGGGCAGGCCGTTCCATCTGGCGGCCGACTGGACCGACCACGTCGACCCGCACGGCACCGCAGTACGGATCAGGGCGCAGTGA